Proteins co-encoded in one Thermodesulfobacteriota bacterium genomic window:
- the lipB gene encoding lipoyl(octanoyl) transferase LipB has product MEPKGYVVDLGLMAYGEAWDLQHRLWSMRVEGRLPDLLLLLEHPHVITLGRRGDLAHLLVSPEVLEALGIPVFHTDRGGDVTYHGPGQLVAYPIFGLRHYGYRLHPYVSQLEEVVLAVLRDFGIDGKRDPSHRGVWVGGEKIASVGVAIKRWVSLHGLALNYETDLKYFNLIHPCGLEGQGMTSMAKILKESVSRQRLVERFSFRFKEAFPKEWEEKGPDELLGTPEGRETLSLPPTLGRPWTRRESS; this is encoded by the coding sequence ATGGAGCCTAAGGGATACGTGGTCGACCTCGGCCTGATGGCTTATGGAGAGGCTTGGGATCTTCAACATCGGCTCTGGTCGATGCGGGTCGAGGGCCGGCTGCCGGATCTGCTGCTCCTCCTCGAGCACCCCCACGTGATCACCCTCGGCCGCCGGGGAGACCTCGCCCATCTGCTCGTCTCGCCGGAGGTCTTAGAGGCCTTGGGGATCCCCGTCTTCCACACGGACCGCGGAGGGGATGTCACCTATCACGGTCCTGGCCAACTGGTTGCCTATCCGATCTTCGGTCTGAGGCACTATGGTTACCGTCTCCATCCCTATGTGAGCCAACTGGAAGAAGTGGTCCTCGCCGTCCTGAGGGATTTCGGGATCGACGGCAAGAGGGATCCTTCCCATCGCGGGGTATGGGTCGGTGGGGAGAAGATCGCCTCGGTCGGTGTGGCCATCAAACGTTGGGTCTCCCTCCACGGGTTGGCCTTGAATTATGAGACCGACCTAAAATATTTCAACCTGATCCACCCCTGTGGCCTCGAGGGTCAAGGGATGACTTCGATGGCGAAGATCCTCAAGGAGTCGGTCTCGAGGCAGAGGTTGGTGGAGCGGTTCTCTTTCCGTTTCAAAGAGGCCTTTCCAAAGGAATGGGAGGAAAAAGGACCGGACGAGCTCCTCGGGACCCCTGAGGGCAGAGAAACGTTGAGCCTTCCTCCGACACTGGGACGCCCATGGACTCGAAGAGAATCATCGTGA
- the gcvPB gene encoding aminomethyl-transferring glycine dehydrogenase subunit GcvPB, whose product MRDNGLLQEEPLIFEQGSEGRRGDSLPAWDVEAVEKESCIPSHLLRGEIEGFPQLSEVEVVRHFTRLSQWNYGVDSGFYPLGSCTMKYNPKVNEEIARMKGFSELHPYQTEEQIQGVLKLLYDLGRFLAEIVGMDEVTLQPAAGAHGELTGLMMIRKALVERGEGRKKILVPDTAHGTNCSTSTLASFQMVELKSNERGILSPEQVARLMDEDVAALMVTNPNTLGLFEEHLPEIAEIVHRKGGYVYCDGANLNALMGMVKLGDLGIDMVHLNLHKTFSTPHGGGGPGAGPLAVKKELAPYLPVPVIQKEGQRYRFDYDRPKSIGKVKAFYGNFGVALKAYAYILSMGADGLKRASQMAVLNANYLMKRLKGTYHLPYDRLCMHECVFTDRYQEKHRVSTLDIAKRLIDYGFHPPTIYFPLVVKGALMMEPTETESKEGLDRFVETMLTIAREAEENPELLRQAPTKVKTRRLDEVLAARRPKLRWTPNP is encoded by the coding sequence ATGAGGGATAACGGTCTTCTGCAGGAGGAGCCTTTGATTTTTGAGCAGGGGAGCGAGGGGAGAAGGGGCGACTCCCTTCCGGCATGGGATGTGGAAGCCGTGGAAAAGGAATCTTGCATCCCCTCCCATCTCTTGAGGGGAGAGATCGAAGGCTTTCCTCAACTGAGCGAGGTGGAGGTCGTCCGCCATTTCACCCGCCTCTCTCAGTGGAATTACGGGGTGGACAGCGGATTCTATCCTCTGGGTTCCTGTACCATGAAGTACAACCCGAAGGTGAACGAAGAGATTGCGAGGATGAAGGGGTTTTCCGAGCTCCATCCCTATCAAACCGAGGAACAGATCCAGGGTGTTCTCAAACTTCTCTACGACCTGGGGAGATTCCTTGCCGAGATCGTTGGCATGGATGAGGTCACCCTCCAGCCGGCTGCCGGGGCCCATGGAGAGCTGACCGGTCTGATGATGATCCGGAAGGCCTTGGTCGAGCGGGGCGAAGGTCGTAAGAAGATCTTGGTTCCGGACACGGCCCATGGAACGAACTGCTCCACCTCGACCCTCGCCTCCTTTCAGATGGTCGAGCTCAAATCGAACGAGAGAGGAATCCTCAGTCCGGAGCAGGTGGCCCGCTTGATGGACGAGGATGTGGCCGCCCTGATGGTAACCAACCCGAACACCCTCGGGCTCTTCGAAGAGCACCTTCCGGAGATCGCGGAGATCGTCCACCGCAAGGGAGGATATGTCTACTGCGACGGCGCCAACCTGAACGCCCTGATGGGCATGGTCAAGCTGGGCGATCTGGGGATCGATATGGTTCACCTCAACTTACACAAGACCTTCTCCACGCCCCATGGAGGAGGGGGTCCTGGGGCAGGTCCGCTGGCGGTCAAAAAGGAACTCGCCCCCTACCTGCCCGTCCCGGTGATCCAAAAGGAGGGACAGCGGTATCGCTTCGATTATGACCGACCCAAAAGCATCGGAAAGGTGAAGGCCTTTTATGGAAATTTCGGGGTGGCCCTGAAGGCCTATGCCTACATCCTTTCCATGGGGGCCGACGGTCTCAAAAGGGCGAGCCAGATGGCGGTCCTGAATGCCAACTACCTCATGAAGAGGCTGAAAGGAACTTACCACCTCCCCTACGACCGTCTCTGCATGCACGAGTGCGTCTTCACCGACCGATATCAGGAGAAGCACCGCGTCTCGACCCTCGACATCGCCAAGCGACTGATCGACTATGGGTTTCACCCGCCCACGATCTATTTCCCCCTCGTGGTGAAGGGAGCCCTCATGATGGAACCGACGGAGACGGAGAGCAAGGAGGGGCTTGACCGTTTTGTCGAGACGATGCTCACCATCGCAAGGGAGGCCGAGGAAAACCCGGAGCTTCTCCGGCAGGCTCCGACGAAGGTGAAGACGAGGAGGCTTGACGAGGTGTTGGCAGCGAGGAGGCCGAAGCTGAGATGGACTCCCAATCCCTGA
- the gcvPA gene encoding aminomethyl-transferring glycine dehydrogenase subunit GcvPA — MKRPHRYLPQTEAEVREMLETIGVDRLEDLFEAIPRPYRLNEPLDLPEPLSEKDLLGHLEGLQGSRPIRFLGGGAYHHFIPAVVFHLASRSEFYTAYTPYQPEISQGTLQAIYEYQTLMCQLTGMEVSNASMYDGASSLAEAVLMSHRITGRRKILISEAVHPEYRQVVKTYLYPELEGIVPIPYLRGEGRTDMESLLRHLDQDVSAVILQNPNFFGVVEDLSSIGERVHQAGGLLIVTFSEAIAYGLLRPPGEFGADIVAGEGQSLGLPLSFGGPYLGIFTTRERFVRSMPGRLVGETVDLEGRRGFVLTLATREQHIRREKATSNICTNEGLCALMATIFLSCLGKEGLKELAWINLSKAEYLKKRVSRMGRCRLAFSGPTFNEFVLEVEEEPEQILHRWQAEGILGGLPLARFYPELDRHLLVTVTEMNTREEIDRWAELLEGELR; from the coding sequence ATGAAGCGTCCCCATCGCTACCTTCCCCAGACCGAGGCAGAGGTCCGGGAGATGCTCGAGACGATCGGCGTCGATCGCCTCGAAGACCTCTTCGAGGCCATTCCGAGACCGTATCGGCTCAACGAGCCCTTGGACCTTCCTGAGCCCCTTTCCGAAAAGGATCTCCTGGGCCATCTCGAAGGGCTTCAAGGAAGTCGCCCCATTCGTTTTCTCGGGGGCGGGGCCTACCACCATTTTATCCCCGCCGTGGTCTTTCACCTCGCCTCCCGCTCCGAGTTCTACACCGCCTATACCCCATATCAGCCCGAAATCAGTCAGGGCACGCTCCAGGCCATCTACGAGTACCAGACCCTGATGTGCCAACTGACCGGGATGGAGGTGTCGAATGCCTCCATGTATGACGGCGCCTCGAGCCTGGCTGAGGCGGTCCTGATGTCCCATCGCATTACGGGAAGGAGAAAGATCCTGATCTCGGAGGCCGTCCATCCGGAATACCGTCAGGTCGTTAAGACTTATCTCTATCCGGAGCTGGAGGGGATTGTTCCGATTCCCTATCTTAGGGGGGAAGGCAGGACGGACATGGAGAGCCTCCTCCGCCATCTCGACCAGGACGTCAGCGCGGTCATCCTCCAGAATCCCAACTTCTTCGGCGTCGTTGAGGACCTTTCTTCGATCGGGGAGAGGGTCCATCAGGCAGGGGGGCTTCTGATCGTCACCTTCTCCGAGGCGATCGCCTATGGCCTCCTGAGGCCGCCCGGCGAATTCGGGGCGGATATCGTGGCCGGCGAAGGTCAAAGCCTCGGCCTTCCCCTCTCCTTCGGCGGCCCTTATCTCGGCATCTTCACCACCCGCGAGAGGTTCGTCCGGAGCATGCCCGGCCGTCTCGTTGGGGAGACCGTCGATCTTGAGGGAAGGCGGGGTTTCGTCCTCACGCTGGCGACCCGGGAGCAGCATATCCGTCGGGAGAAGGCGACCTCCAACATCTGCACCAATGAGGGGCTCTGTGCCCTGATGGCCACGATCTTCCTTTCCTGCCTTGGAAAAGAGGGATTAAAGGAATTGGCCTGGATCAACCTGAGCAAGGCCGAGTACCTCAAGAAGAGGGTTTCTCGGATGGGGCGATGCCGCCTGGCCTTCTCCGGTCCCACCTTCAATGAATTCGTCCTGGAGGTGGAGGAGGAGCCGGAGCAGATTCTCCATCGGTGGCAGGCCGAGGGGATCTTGGGCGGATTGCCTCTGGCCCGTTTCTACCCGGAGCTGGATCGTCACCTCCTCGTCACGGTGACGGAGATGAATACGAGGGAGGAGATCGATCGGTGGGCGGAACTCCTCGAAGGGGAACTCCGGTGA
- the gcvH gene encoding glycine cleavage system protein GcvH: MNFPEDLLYTEEHEWVRDDGRLATVGITDYAQSQLKDIVYVDLPEVGAEFKKGETMGAVESVKTVADVYAPVSGRVVEKNHELKDHPEWVNSDPYGRGWFLRMEPEDREELKGLLTAEAYRGKILEENA; the protein is encoded by the coding sequence ATGAACTTCCCCGAAGACCTGCTCTACACGGAAGAGCATGAATGGGTGAGAGACGATGGGCGACTCGCGACCGTGGGGATCACGGACTATGCCCAGAGTCAATTGAAGGACATCGTCTATGTCGATCTCCCGGAGGTCGGCGCAGAATTCAAGAAAGGGGAGACGATGGGGGCGGTCGAATCGGTCAAGACCGTTGCGGATGTCTATGCGCCGGTCTCGGGGAGAGTGGTCGAAAAGAATCACGAATTGAAAGACCATCCAGAATGGGTCAACAGCGATCCTTACGGTCGGGGGTGGTTCCTCCGGATGGAGCCTGAGGATCGGGAGGAGCTCAAAGGCCTCCTCACCGCAGAGGCCTATCGAGGAAAGATCTTGGAGGAGAACGCATGA
- a CDS encoding ParB N-terminal domain-containing protein gives MLFLAEPRMVEVVYLSIDSLREHEEIRPQYLEELKNEILSDGILKMPIAVDRHTYIILDGHHRLHALKRIGCKRIPAILVDYRSPEIEVLPWREGEVITKEMIIHTALSGKRMAPKTSRHMVRVEGELRHISCLEVTINVPLEELK, from the coding sequence GTGCTGTTTCTGGCGGAGCCGAGGATGGTGGAGGTCGTCTACCTCAGCATTGACTCACTGAGAGAACATGAGGAGATTCGACCTCAGTACCTCGAGGAGCTGAAGAACGAAATCCTCTCCGATGGGATCCTCAAAATGCCCATCGCTGTGGATCGCCACACCTACATCATCCTGGACGGGCACCATCGTCTCCACGCCTTGAAAAGGATCGGGTGTAAAAGGATCCCAGCCATCTTGGTCGATTACCGCTCTCCCGAGATCGAGGTCCTTCCTTGGCGGGAGGGCGAGGTGATCACCAAAGAGATGATCATCCATACCGCCCTGAGCGGCAAGAGGATGGCTCCCAAGACGTCCAGACATATGGTCCGGGTGGAAGGGGAGTTGAGACACATCTCCTGCCTCGAGGTGACGATCAACGTCCCGCTGGAGGAGTTGAAATAG